The segment GGGCGCTATGTGCAGGACGTTGCCATCAACGTCATGATCTACATCTGCCTGGGGCTGGGGCTGAATATCGTTGTGGGACTTTGCGGCCTGCTGGACCTCGGGTTCATCGCCTTCTATGGAGTGGGTGCCTACACCTACGGCCTGCTGTCCATCCACTACGCCATGCCCTTCTGGATCTGCCTGCCCTTTGCGGCCATGACCGCCGCCCTGGCAGGTTGCATCATCGGCTACCCGACCCTGCGCATGCGTGGCGACTATCTGGCCATCGTGACTCTGGGCTTCGGTGAAATCGTGCGCCTGCTGCTCAACAACTGGATGCAACTGACAAACGGTCCCAATGGCATCCTGGGCATCAAGGCCCCGGGGCTGTATTATTTCTCTTTTGCAAACGGCTTCAGCCTGGAGCATATCTGGCTCAAGAAGCTGACCTACATGTACTACGTGATCCTGGGGTTGATGGTGCTGACCATCATTGCCGTACACCGGCTTAATTTCTCACGCGTGGGACGTGCCTGGGAGGCCATCCGCGAGGATGAAACGGCTGCCGAACTGATGGGCGTGAACACCTTCAAGCTGAAGCTCTTGGCCTATGCCATGGGCGCAACCTTCGGTGGTTTGGCCGGAGCCTTCTTTGCGGCACGGATGCGCTTTGTCAGCCCCGAGAGTTTCACCTTCCTCGAATCCGCCATGGTTCTGGCCATGGTCGTACTGGGCGGCATGGGCTCCATCCCCGGCATCATGCTGGGAGCACTGGCGCTGGTGGCCCTGCCCGAGGTTTTCCGAGAATTCGAGCTCTATCGCATGCTGGCCTTTGGTGGAGCCATGACCGTCATGATGATCTTCAAGCCCAAGGGCCTGTGGCCTGCCAAGCGATTTGGCACGCGTTCCGACGACAATGATTAATCAGCACCCGTGAGCAATATGAGTAAACAACCGATCCTCGAACTGAACAATGTGGTCACCTGTTATGGCCGCATCCAGGCCCTGAAGGGCATCTCGCTCAAGGTCTATGCCGGCGAGATCGTCTCCATCATCGGGGCCAATGGTGCGGGCAAATCCACCACGTTGATGACCATCTGCAACATCACCCCCTGCGAATCCGGTGAAGTGCTCTACAAGGGCCAACCCATTCAGGGCAAAGCCCCTGACCTGCTGCCGCCCATGGGCCTGTGTCAGGTGCCCGAAGGCCGGCGCATCTTCCCGCGCCTTTCTGTGCTGGAAAACCTGGAGATGGGCGCCTTTTTCCGCAAGGACAAGGACGAGATCAAGCGGGACCTGGAGTATGTGCTGGACCTGTTCCCCGTGCTGCGCGAACGCCGCCGCCAGAAGGGAGGCACCCTGTCCGGCGGCGAGCAGCAGATGCTGGCCATGGCCCGGGCGCTCATGAGCCGCCCCGAGGTACTGTTGCTGGATGAGCCGTCTCTTGGACTGGCCCCGCTCATCGTTCGCCAGATCTTCAGCATCGTGGAGCGCATCAGCAAGGAAGGCATGACCATCCTGCTGGTGGAACAGAACGCCAATCTGGCGCTCAAGATCGCCTCGCGCGGTTATGTCCTTGAGACCGGCAAGGTCATCATGGAAGACGATGCGGCCTCCTTGCTCCAAAACGAGGACATCAAGAAGGCATATCTGGGCGAATAACCTGGGCGCTGCCAATATGATTATCCGGGCCTTCCTTTGGGAAGGCCTTTTTTTACCTGCAACCACGCACTGTTGCGAGGAACGTTCTCTTGACAGGGAGCCGTTGCTGGACCTATTCAATTGCAAGACTATAGATTCCCCCCTGCCAACCGCGTGCAAAGGAGGCCTTGAATGCCCAGAATCGAATGGAACGACAGCCTGAAACTGGGCGTCTCGGAGATCGACGAGCAACACGAAAAACTCATCGCACTGATCAACGACCTGTACGACGCCTTTACACAGGGCAAAGCACAGGACGTCGTGGACAACATCGTCTCCGAAGCGCACGATTACATCGGCTACCACTTCTCCACCGAGCAGCGCCTGATGGAAGAGCACGGCTACCCCGTCATGGACGACCACATCGAAGAGCATGAGGACTACATCCTCAAATCCTCTGACTACCTGATGGCCTCCCAGGACAGTGATAAAAACCTGCCCCAGGATGTGCTGGACTACCTGACCGACTGGTGGAAGTCCCACATCAACGGCACGGACCGCAAGCTGACCCACTTCCTCAAGGAAAAGGGAATCCAATAAGCCAACCACTAAGTGGCCGCATATTAAAAAGAAGCGCCGCTCCCGGAAGGGGGCGGCGCTTTTATTATTCATCAAAACGAAACGGGCTTAGCGCGTACGGCGATTTTTGCATTTTAAACGCTCCGGCCTGTAGAGCGTTCAGGGATGGTCAGATGCCAGGCGCGAGAGAAATTGGAGATCGATGCGTATATGGACATACGCGAGATTTCAAATTTCCCGCAGCAACGCCGCAGATGGCCGTTCATGGACGCTCTAGCTACGCCAACTTCCTATAGGCCTTTTTGAACCCTTCAGCCGACCTGCGAATAACTTCCTCGCCCACACAAAATGCGAGGCGGAAGTAACCAGGGCAGCCGAAGCCCGACCCTGGAACCGCCAGAATCAACTCTTCCTGCAAGGCGGCACAGAACGCCACGTCGTCTCCGCCCGGAGCTTCGGGGAAGAAGTAGAACGCGCCCTTGGGCATGGTGAAGTTGTAGCCAGCATCGTCCAGGACCTTGGTCATGGCCTTGCGGCGCTCGGCGTAGACCGTCACGTTGACCTGCGAGCCAATGGCCTCGGCCATGACCTTCTGACCAATGGCCGGGGCATTGACGAAGCCCAGAATCCGGTTGGCCAGAATCAGGCCACCCAGCAACTGCTCCTTGCCAGGCATCTGCGGGGCCACCGTCGCGTAGCCCACTCGCTCTCCTGCCAGGGACAGGTTCTTGGAAAAAGAACTGACCGCAATGGCATAGTCATACAGGGGCAGAATGGAAGGAACCTCGATACCGTCAAAGACCAGGAATCGATACGGCTCGTCGGCCACCAGATAGATGGGCCGGCCATACTCCTCGCTCTTGGCCTTCAGGATCGCGGCAAGCCCCTCCAACTCTTCCTTGGCATAGACTGCGCCCGAGGGGTTGTTGGGCGAGTTGATGAGCACGATACGGGTCTTGGCGTTGATCCCGGCCTCCAGGGCCTCCAGATCAAGCTCGAAGGTCAGGGGCTTGGCGGGCACGGACTTGAACACACCGCCGTGATTCTGGGTATAGAACCCATACTCCACAAAATAGGGGGCAGGGCTCAATACCTCGTCACCGGGGTTGAGTACCGCACGCATGATAACGTTCAAAGCACCGGCAGCACCGCAGGTGATGATCACATCGCCCGCATCAATGTCCACGCCCTGCTCCTTGGACAGGTATCCTGCCAGAGCTTCACGCGCAAAGGGATAGCCGGGGTTAGGCATGTAGCCAAAGGCAAAGGGCTTGTCTGCCGCTTCTGCAACATTACCAATAGCCGTTGCCACGGCCTTGGGCGGAGCGAGGTCGGGATTGCCAAGGCTGAAATCGCAGACAGCATCTTCGCCGTGCTGGGCCTTGAGTTCAATACCGGTCTCGAACATTTTCCTGATCCACGACGACTTCTTGATGTAGCCGCCGACCTGTTCGGAAAGCATCTGCATGGTGAGTACCTCGATAAACCGCCCATGATTCGGACGGAGGACTTCGGCGCAAAGGCCGATGGCTTACGGGACCGTAAGGCCCCTCTTCTTGTAGTCTGAAATCTTGTTGCGCAGAGTGCGTACGGAAATCCCCAGCAGATCTGCGGCTTGGGTCCTATTGCCCTCGGTTTGCTCCAGGCGCTTTAAAATGGCAATGCGCTCGATCTCCGACAAGGGCAGATCGCGACCACCAAGGGCGTTGTGCAATGAGGCCTCATCCGCCGCCGGTGCTCCGGGAGATGGCGTCTCGTCCTGAAGTTCTTCCTCGTCGAACAGCGGCCAGTTGTCTCCATCCAACAGGAAATGCTGTTCCTCGATGGGGCCTGCACCCGCCAAAAGCACAGCGCGCTCCATCAGGTTCTGCAACTCGCGCACATTCCCCGGCCAGTCGTAACCCATGAGCCATGCCCGGGCGGCGTCGGAGAATGCAAGGCGTGGCAGGCCATATTCCTTGCTGTAGTGATCCACAAAGAACTGGGCCAGCAACATGATATCATCGCCACGCTCATTCAGGGCAGGCAGCTTCAGCGGGATCACGTTCAAGCGGAAATACAGGTCCTGGCGAAATTCCTTATTTTTCACCGTGGTCTCGATGTCGCGGTTGGTCGTCGCCAACACGCGCACATCCACCTTCACGGTCTCCACACCGCCCACGCGGTCCAACTCGCCCTCCTGGAGTACCCGCAACAGCTTGGCTTGCAGGCCCATATCCATTTCGGTGATTTCATCGAGCAGGATGGTGCCACCACTGGCCAATTCGAATTTGCCCAGCTTGCGGTTGATGGCCCCGGTAAAAGAACCTTTCTCATGGCCGAAAAGCTCGCTTTCCAGCAGATGTTCGGGCAGGGCCGCGCAATTGATGGCCACAAAGGGCGCATTGGCTCGATTGCTGTTCTGATGAAGGTACCTGGCAAACATTTCCTTACCGGTTCCGGACTCGCCGGAAATCAGCACCGAAGCCTTGGAAGGAGCGACTTGGCGAGACAGGGCAAGTACCCGGCGCACCGAAGCATCCTGACCAATGATCTTCACTCCGGTTCCCGCAGGGGGAGCCGTAGCCTGGGGTTCGTTGGCGGGGACAGGAGCCTCGTCAGACGGGATCACGGCCTGAATCTTTTCCCACGACAAGGGCTCAAGCCAATAATCCTTGGCCCCAAGTTCCATCAGTCGCTGGGCCTCTCCACTGGAACCACGATCCGTAAAAACCACTACGGGAGGAAAGGAAGAATCATCCTGCCCATGGATAAGCAGGTCCTCGAGTTTCACGCCCGGGAGCATGGCGTAGGCAAAGACCACGCCTGGCTTCTTCTTTTCGATGAAGTCGAGCGCGCCACGAATGGTTTCGGCAAGGCCAGCCTCGACCCCGGCTTCTTTGCATTGAGCAAACAGGGGAGTGATGGCCTGCGGTTTGGCGAGGAACAGGATCGTCTTTGACGACATGGGTACAGCTTTTATCCTTTCCATGAAAATTTATCAACGAAATGAGGCATGCTTCCTTCGGGAATCAAAACACTCCTTCATCTTTTCACGAGCGTTTATCGCATTGCCCTCAAGCACCAATTCGAAGTGTTTCACGCTGCTACGAGGCGCTTTAAACACGACGATGCTATTGACCTACCCTTGGCGCTCAACTAGTTTCGGGCAATATTTCAAGAACAAAGAGTACAAACATGACCGAAAAAAATATTCATGATGTTCTGGAACAGGTCTCCAAGGGGCTCTTGTCACCCGATGAAGCCCTTGGTCAATTCCAGAACCGCCCGCTCGGCGACTTGGCACAAGGCATCAATCTGGACGCCCATCGCCTTTCGCGCACGGGATTGGGCGAGGTGGTCTTTGCCACGGGCAAAACTCCTGCGCAAATCGTGGCCTGCGTCCAGGGACTTCAGGATCACGGCCCTGTGCTGGCCACCAGAGTCGGCAATGGTGCCGCCACGGCCCTGACCCAGACCTTCCCAAATGGACACTATCACGAACTCTCGGGCCTGTTCGCTCTGGGAGCTGACCTCGGCTTGACTCCCCCTTGGCCTCAAAGGGGCGAAGTGCTGGTGGCTACGGCCGGAACATCGGACCTGAGCGTCGCTCTGGAGGCCTATGGCTGCGCGCGATTCTTCGGACTGGACTGCGGCCTCATCGCCGATGTGGGCGTTGCTGGCGTCCATCGGCTAACACCGCATCTGCCTGCCCTGCGGGCCGCACAGGTAGTCATTGCCGTAGCCGGGATGGATGGGGCACTGCCCAGCGTATTGGCGGGCCTTCTGCCTACGCCAGTGATCGCCGTGCCCAGCTCGCAGAACAGTGGCAATCCCCTTGGGGGCATTTCCAGCCTGTTGGCCATGCTCAACTCCTGCTCTCCCGGCATCACGGTATCCAATATCGACAATGGATTCGGAGCCGCAGCCTTTGCCGCAAAATTACTCAAGACTCACCCTGCGGAGTAGCTTTTCATGACCCGAACATACACGGAACCATTCAAGGTCCGTATTTATGAAACAACAGCCGACTACACCACCAGCATCGGAACCATCGCCGACTGGCTGCAGGAAGCCGCCACCATCCACGCCGGACGGCTGGGCTTTTCCAATAAGGAGATGGTCAAGGCCGGAGTGGCCTGGGTACTTTCGCGCCTGTGCATCCGCATGGAACGTTACCCGGTCTACGGCGAAACCATCACCGTCTGTACCTGGCCAACCACCAGAAACAAGCGGCGTGCAGCCCGCGATTACCGTTTGACCGACGAAAGCGGAGCCATCATCGGCACCGGCACCTCCTCTTGGGTGGCTCTGGACCTCGCCACTCGCCGCCTGGGTTCCATGCCTGACTTCGTACTGGAACGCTTCCCCAATCAGGATGAACGGGCCTGCGAGTTCACGGCCAAATCACTGCCCAAGCTCCAGGCAACGCAGCATGAAGCCATTGTCACCGCCCGAGCGGCAGACCAGGACCAGAACGGGCACGTCAACAATGTGCATCTCCTCAAATGGGGGCTGGAACCCATCCCAAATGGCAGGCCCCGATTCCAACCCTCGGTGGTGGATATTGCCTTCAGGGCCGAAATTCTGCCCGGAGAGAGAGCCACAGCAGGCTGCGCCACGGGCGTGGAGCCGAACACGATGTTGCATACCCTGATCCGCAGTGACGGCACCGAAGCTGTACGCATGCTCACCCACTGGTCATGAACCAAAACACTCCAGGCAACAGAACACGCCAGCCCCAGGCAGGTCTGACGCGTTGCACTGCCGAAAGCGAAGCGTTATAGAGCGGCCTTGACGGGGCCCTTTCCCGCCCAACCACAACAATCACGAGACCTGGCATGAACACACAGACCTATACCGCCCGCCGCGACAAGCTCCGCGCCACCCTTGAGGAAAAGGGAGTCGACGCCCTGCTCGTGTCCCACGCTGCCAACCGCTATTACCTGTCCGGCTTCGAACTGCACAACCCGCAGTGCAACGAGTCCGCAGGCATG is part of the Desulfovibrio ferrophilus genome and harbors:
- the livM gene encoding high-affinity branched-chain amino acid ABC transporter permease LivM, with amino-acid sequence MTWAIAMAWFYVLLWPLMGIHPDGTLTFKNSLIVWGWVVGLSGAVLILRQLNETGMFNAITTPVANVRAAANRGIDTVPVWLWWGIGFAATFALPFFTGRYVQDVAINVMIYICLGLGLNIVVGLCGLLDLGFIAFYGVGAYTYGLLSIHYAMPFWICLPFAAMTAALAGCIIGYPTLRMRGDYLAIVTLGFGEIVRLLLNNWMQLTNGPNGILGIKAPGLYYFSFANGFSLEHIWLKKLTYMYYVILGLMVLTIIAVHRLNFSRVGRAWEAIREDETAAELMGVNTFKLKLLAYAMGATFGGLAGAFFAARMRFVSPESFTFLESAMVLAMVVLGGMGSIPGIMLGALALVALPEVFREFELYRMLAFGGAMTVMMIFKPKGLWPAKRFGTRSDDND
- a CDS encoding ABC transporter ATP-binding protein, coding for MSKQPILELNNVVTCYGRIQALKGISLKVYAGEIVSIIGANGAGKSTTLMTICNITPCESGEVLYKGQPIQGKAPDLLPPMGLCQVPEGRRIFPRLSVLENLEMGAFFRKDKDEIKRDLEYVLDLFPVLRERRRQKGGTLSGGEQQMLAMARALMSRPEVLLLDEPSLGLAPLIVRQIFSIVERISKEGMTILLVEQNANLALKIASRGYVLETGKVIMEDDAASLLQNEDIKKAYLGE
- a CDS encoding bacteriohemerythrin, producing MPRIEWNDSLKLGVSEIDEQHEKLIALINDLYDAFTQGKAQDVVDNIVSEAHDYIGYHFSTEQRLMEEHGYPVMDDHIEEHEDYILKSSDYLMASQDSDKNLPQDVLDYLTDWWKSHINGTDRKLTHFLKEKGIQ
- a CDS encoding pyridoxal phosphate-dependent aminotransferase yields the protein MQMLSEQVGGYIKKSSWIRKMFETGIELKAQHGEDAVCDFSLGNPDLAPPKAVATAIGNVAEAADKPFAFGYMPNPGYPFAREALAGYLSKEQGVDIDAGDVIITCGAAGALNVIMRAVLNPGDEVLSPAPYFVEYGFYTQNHGGVFKSVPAKPLTFELDLEALEAGINAKTRIVLINSPNNPSGAVYAKEELEGLAAILKAKSEEYGRPIYLVADEPYRFLVFDGIEVPSILPLYDYAIAVSSFSKNLSLAGERVGYATVAPQMPGKEQLLGGLILANRILGFVNAPAIGQKVMAEAIGSQVNVTVYAERRKAMTKVLDDAGYNFTMPKGAFYFFPEAPGGDDVAFCAALQEELILAVPGSGFGCPGYFRLAFCVGEEVIRRSAEGFKKAYRKLA
- a CDS encoding sigma-54-dependent transcriptional regulator; translated protein: MSSKTILFLAKPQAITPLFAQCKEAGVEAGLAETIRGALDFIEKKKPGVVFAYAMLPGVKLEDLLIHGQDDSSFPPVVVFTDRGSSGEAQRLMELGAKDYWLEPLSWEKIQAVIPSDEAPVPANEPQATAPPAGTGVKIIGQDASVRRVLALSRQVAPSKASVLISGESGTGKEMFARYLHQNSNRANAPFVAINCAALPEHLLESELFGHEKGSFTGAINRKLGKFELASGGTILLDEITEMDMGLQAKLLRVLQEGELDRVGGVETVKVDVRVLATTNRDIETTVKNKEFRQDLYFRLNVIPLKLPALNERGDDIMLLAQFFVDHYSKEYGLPRLAFSDAARAWLMGYDWPGNVRELQNLMERAVLLAGAGPIEEQHFLLDGDNWPLFDEEELQDETPSPGAPAADEASLHNALGGRDLPLSEIERIAILKRLEQTEGNRTQAADLLGISVRTLRNKISDYKKRGLTVP
- the larB gene encoding nickel pincer cofactor biosynthesis protein LarB, whose product is MTEKNIHDVLEQVSKGLLSPDEALGQFQNRPLGDLAQGINLDAHRLSRTGLGEVVFATGKTPAQIVACVQGLQDHGPVLATRVGNGAATALTQTFPNGHYHELSGLFALGADLGLTPPWPQRGEVLVATAGTSDLSVALEAYGCARFFGLDCGLIADVGVAGVHRLTPHLPALRAAQVVIAVAGMDGALPSVLAGLLPTPVIAVPSSQNSGNPLGGISSLLAMLNSCSPGITVSNIDNGFGAAAFAAKLLKTHPAE
- a CDS encoding acyl-[acyl-carrier-protein] thioesterase, whose amino-acid sequence is MTRTYTEPFKVRIYETTADYTTSIGTIADWLQEAATIHAGRLGFSNKEMVKAGVAWVLSRLCIRMERYPVYGETITVCTWPTTRNKRRAARDYRLTDESGAIIGTGTSSWVALDLATRRLGSMPDFVLERFPNQDERACEFTAKSLPKLQATQHEAIVTARAADQDQNGHVNNVHLLKWGLEPIPNGRPRFQPSVVDIAFRAEILPGERATAGCATGVEPNTMLHTLIRSDGTEAVRMLTHWS